The region AACACTGGTCCCGAGGCTTGCCCTAAGTCAGTTTGAGGCTGGTAGAGTAAGTACAGCACATACAGCACAGACAGAAAATCAACCATTAGCCCTTATAGATTTAGGTTCCAACGAAGCTACAGCTATAGCGATAAAAAACAAAGAAGTAGACGCTGGAGCATTAAACAGTCTGTTCTTTGAGCTGTTTGTGGAACAGGGCTTGCTGGATGAGGATAGAGTGAAGATCATATGGAGCTCAGACCCTCTTTATTTTAGTCCATGGGTGGTATCTTACCAAATTGGTGAGGAATTAAAGGGACAGCTTCGCTCAGCTTTAGTTGGAATTGAAGAACATGAGATTCTAAACTACTTTGGAGCAACTGGATTTTCTTCCGTAACGGACAGGAACTATGATTTAATTAGAAGGGCAGTAGAGGAAACAGGGGAATTTAGTGATGAATGATAAATGACGTTTGCAAACCCTGTTATTTTTTCATATAATAAGACATAGATTTGACAATTCTATAAGCAAATAGCTAAGAATGAGAAGAGTAGGTAGATCGTAGCCTTTCAGGGAGGAGCTGTCGTGACTGTAAGCAGCTCTAAGGAAAACCCTATTGAATTCCCTCAGGAGCTGTCCTGTGAGCCTAAATAGCATGCACTTGGTGTTTTGTTGTTTAGAGGTAGCAGGTACCGGGAAAGAAATCCCGTTATTTGAATGAAGTGGAACGATGATAACCTCCTTTATGGAGCTTCCTGTCGTTTAACAAGGGTGGTAACGCGAGCCTTCGTCCCTTTTATGGGAGAGGTTTTTTTTGTGTCTAAAATCCGTGGAGAGCTTGAAGGGTGAGATGCAATAGGGAAGGCTACTGACCATTCATGCAGAATTCCAAAATATGAATGAGTAAGCAATGAAGCATAAAGAAGGAGTGTAAAAGGAATGAAGGATAAGCTATTGGCTTTGAAAGAGGAAGCTATTCAAAAGGCAACGAAGGCTCAGGATATGAGAGCTGTACAAGATGTGAAGGTCGAGTACTTAGGGAAAAAAGGACCCATCACTGAGGTATTAAGAGGTATGGGCCAATTGTCAGCAGAGGAACGACCATTGATGGGGCAGCTAGTTAATGAGGTGCGTAATGAGATCGAGGAAGCATTAACCTCCAAAGTGAATGAGCTTGAAGCTAAGCTATTAGAGGACAAGTTAGCAACTGAAACGATTGATGTGACTCTTCCAGGTCGTCCTGTAAAGGCAGGAAGTACACATCCGCTAACACAAGTGGTCGAACAGATTGAAGATATCTTTTTGGGTATGGGCTTTAAAATTGCTGAAGGTCCAGAGGTAGAGACAGATTACTTTAACTTTGAGCTTTTGAACCTACCGAAGAACCACCCGGCAAGGGATATGCAGGATTCCTTTTACATCACGGAGGATATTTTGTTGAGAACTCAAACATCTCCCGTTCAAGCAAGAGCCATGCAGGAGATGAAAGGTGAAGTGCCTGTTAAGATTATTTGTCCGGGGAAGGTATTCCGCCGTGATGATGACGATGCGACACACTCCCATCAATTTATGCAAATTGAAGGACTTTATATCGATAGAGACATCAGTATGAGCGATCTAAAGGGTACGCTTTTGACCTTTGCTAAAGAAATGTTCAGTGATGACCAAAACATTCGCTTACGCCCAAGCTTCTTCCCATTTACCGAGCCAAGCGTTGAAGTGGATATCTCCTGTATCCTTTGTAGTGGAAAAGGATGTAGAGTATGTAAGCATACGGGCTGGATTGAGATTTTAGGTGCTGGAATGGTTCATCCAAACGTGCTTGAAATGTCTGGATATGATTCTAAAACATACACTGGATTTGCTTTTGGGATGGGTGTGGAACGAATTGCTATGCTGAAATATGGAATTGATGATATCCGTCATTTCTATACGAACGATGCTCGTTTCCTTAAGCAGTTTCAAAGAATGTAGCGCCAAGTCAAATCTAAAACGTATCCGAAAGGGGTTAACATATGTTAGTGTCATATAAATGGTTAAGTAAATACGTAGATGTAAGTGGCGTAACGCCAGAGGAATTAGCAGAGAAAATCACAAGAGCTGGTATTGAAGTCGATATGATTCATTATCGTAATAAAGGAATCCAGCATGTTGTTGTTGGCTATGTGAAGGAAAGGGTAAAGCATCCAGATGCAGATAAGCTGAGTGTATGTCAGGTGGATGTTGGAGAGGAAGAGCCGGTTCAAATCGTTTGTGGAGCTGCTAATGTGGATCAAGGGCAAAAGGTAGCTGTAGCTAAGGTTGGAGCCGTTTTGCCAGGAGATTTCAAAATCAAAAAGGCAAAGCTACGTGGTCAAAAGTCGGAGGGCATGATCTGCTCGGCTCAGGAGCTAGGGATTGAGGAGCGTTTAATTGCTCCTGAATTTAAAAGTGGGATTATGGTACTACCAGAAGATTTAGAGGTAGGGAGCTCTGTTTTAGAGCAGCTAGACCTTGATGATGTAGTGCTTGAGCTAGACGTTTTAGCTAATCGTTCGGATTGTCTTAGTATGCTTGGAGTAGCGTATGAGGTGGCTGCTATTCTTGGTCAGGAGGTTACTCTACCTTCAGAGGATGTTGTTGAATTAGAAGGCCGGGCTATTTCAGAGGAAGTAAAAGTATCCATCCAAGTGCCCGAGCTTTGTCCTCATTATGTGGCTAGGAAGGTGACAGGTGTTAGCATCGGTCCTTCCCCTTTATGGCTACAAAATCGTTTAATAAGCTCGGGGATTCGTCCTATTAATAACGTGGTCGATGTAACGAACTATGTCATGCTAGAGTATGGTCAGCCTCTTCATGCCTTTGATGCACAGCATGTTAAGGATGGGCACATTGTGATTCGAGAAGCAGTAGCTAATGAAAAAGTAGTGACATTAGATGATCAAGAGAGAGGGCTTACAGAGGGCATGCTTCTTATCACTGATCCAGAGAAAGTCATTGCCGTAGCTGGTGTAATGGGCGCAGCAAACTCTGAAGTAACTGAGCAAACAAAGGATGTCATTCTAGAGTCTGCGTATTTCTCAGGTCTTTCTGTTAGGGTAACGTCTAAGGCGTTAGGGCTACGTTCAGAGGCAAGTGCTCGTTTTGAAAAAGGAGTAGACCCTGAAAGAGTGTATCAGGCAATTCACCGAGCAGCAGCTCTTTTGCAGGAGGTAGCTGGTGCTCAAATATTGCTTGGAATCGCTGAGGAGCGTACAGAGCAGCTAGAGAATTTTAATCGTGTACAGATTCCTGTTCATGTGGCAAAATTAAACAAAGTGTTAGGTACGGTGCTAAACACTGGAGAAGTCACGAATATTTTAGATCGACTGGGCTTTGAGTATGAAAACAAAGGGCATGAGATTAAAGTTGAAATACCAACTAGACGACCAGATTTACGTATCCAAGAGGATATGATGGAGGAAGTAGCAAGACTTTACGGCTACGATCGAATACCAATTACTCTTCCAGCAGGTCGAACAACGCCTGGCTCAAGATCAGTGAGACAGCAACTAAGACACAACATTAAAAGATTTTTACAAGGAACAGGCTTGAACCAAGTGACCACATATTCTTTAACTAGTGCTACACAAGCCTCCTGGGGTAAGGAGATGCTTGAACGTGAGGAGCTTCAGCCGATTGCTTTAAGTATGCCGATGAGTGAGGAAAGAAGTCATTTACGCACGTCCTTAATTCCAAGCTTAATTGATGTTGCCCTATATAATAAAAATCGTACAGAAGCGAATACGCATATTTTTGAAATCGGTCATGTCTTTTTATCAGAAGAAAAGGAGCTAACTCAGCTACCTACAGAAGAAGAGAAAATGGCTGGTTTATTGACTGGGATATGGCAGCTTCATCCGTGGCAGCAGGTTAAAACACCTTTAGACTTTTTTGTCGCCAAGGGGATCATTGAGGGATTATTTGAAAAGCTAGATTTACCGCACATTCAATTTGAAGCAGCAAAAATCGCGGGACTTCACCCTGGAAGAAGTGCAAAGTTAATGCATGACGGAACTTATATTGGCTATGTAGGTCAGCTTCATCCTAAAAAGCAGCTAGATTTAGACCTTGAGGAAACGTATGTGTTTGAAATAAGCTTAGAGCTTTTATTACAGAAGCAGCCAGAACAAATTGCCTATCAAGCACTACCTAAATATCCAAGTATGCAAAGAGATATAGCTGTTGTAGTTGATCAAGATATCCCTGCAGGGAAAATGATGCAGACGATAGAAGAGGCTGGAGTACCGTTGCTTAAAGCCGTTCGTTTGTTTGATGTGTATGAGGGAGAGAAAGTACTAGAAGGTAAGAAGAGCATCGCCTTTTCACTACAGTACTTTGATCCAGCTAAAACGTTAACGGATGAAGAGGTTAAGCAGGTACATGATAAGGTTGTAGCACAGCTAGAAGTAGCCTGGGGGGCAGCCCTACGTAAGTAATAAAAAGCACCAAGGGGGCTTTTTGATGAGGGAAGAGCACAAAAATACGGTTAATGTTACGATTCTTGGCCAACAATATAAAATAAAAGGTTATGAAAGTCCGTTTCATATTCAGCAGATTGCCCATCAGGTTGATCAAAAAATGAAGGGCATAGCTGAGCTGAATCCAACTCTAGATACAGCTAAAACAGCTGTTCTATCAGCGGTCAATATTGCTGATGAATATGCTAAGCTGCTAGAGGAGAACAACCAGTTGCTAGAGGAAAGCAAGCATGTTCAGCTGGATAACCAGAAGCTTCAGACGGAGCATGAGAAGCTTCTGGAAGAAAACAATCAGCTCCAGACGGAAAAAAATTCGCTGCAAAAGAGAAGTGATGGCTTGCAGGCTGAACTCAAGCAATCCCAAGAGCAGCTTGATAAAGAGCGACAAGGATTTCGTCAATTGCTTGATGAATATGAGCTATTGAAGGCTCAATACACGGAGTTAGAGCAAAAGCACCAAAGTCTTCAGGATTCTTCCACTCAGCTTCCGCAAGAGCTACAAAGGCAGAGGGAAGTGAATGAGCAATTGGAGGAAGCATGTAAGGAGCTCCAGCAAGGGAAACAGCAGCTTCAACAGGAGTATGTAGAGCTAGAGCAAGAGTATGTTGAATCCCAGCGTATGTATGAAGAGATTAAGAAGGAGCATAGCGAGCTGAGAATAGAGTATGAGGATTTTCTAAAGCTTTTAGATGACCAAACAAAGGAGTAGCTATGAGTACATTTGATATTGTCATCTTATGCTTATTGGTAGCAGGCTTTATTATGGGCTATAAAAGAGGATTAATTAAACAGGCTATTCACATGGTCGGGTTTATAGTAGCTATTATTGTGGCTTTCCTCTTTAATGGAACGGTGGCGGAGATGCTACAAGGAGTGATTCCTTACCCGTTTTCTGAGCCTGAGGGAGCAGCAAGCCTATTGCTAATTCTAGACTTAGAGCGGATGTTTTATAAAGCTCTTGCTTTTGCCCTCCTTTTTTTTGGTACGAAGCTAGTGTTAAGTCTTATAGGTCACTTATTAACGGCAGTTGCCTCTTTACCTGGACTTAATTTGATCAACCGCTGGTTAGGTGGAACACTCGGAGTGCTGCAAATATTTGTGTTGATGTTTATTGTGGTCCATGTTTTGTTTTTTATCCCATGGGAAACTGGTCATCAATGGCTGGCTAGTTCATCCATTGCGCAGTGGATGACAGACCAAACCTCCATTGTTCCTGATCAAATTATGGATATTTGGAATGAGGCAGAATAAGAATACAGGCATGAACAATGGTATTATAAGGATGTAGGATAGAGATTCAAATAAAATTAAATAGTAAACGGAATGAAGCTGTCCCAGAGTAAATTTTCCTCTCAGGGACAGTTTTCTCTGTTTACCTATTTTTAATCCTGTAACGGAAATATAGACTTCTTGAGAATAATATCTAGTTGGTTTGATCTCTATCGGATATGGGATCCACTTAGAACGAAATCTTAAGCAAAGCAGTGGATTCGTCCATATTTGAAACGCATCATGTCAGTAGCCTTTACCTTATCACCTACTTGGACATATATATGAAGTACTTGAGGGTGAAGGGAGGATACAAAATGTCATATTATCATAGTTGTAGACGTAATGTTGGTCGTGGTGTGCAATTTAGAACACATGATGGCCGAGTTCATCGTGGAGTCATTACAAGAGTTACACCTAGTCATTTATACTATAGGCCATACGGTGCAGGGATAACTGGCTTAAACTCTGAGGAGGTAAAGGCTGAGTCCGCTATTGCCCAAGATTCAGCTCATGAGGGTCAAGAAGTTCAATGGGGCTGGGGTTGGGGCTTTGGTGCGGGCTTTGGAACAGGTATAGCATTCGGAGCCATTGCATCGTTAGCCTTTCTACCATTCTTCTTCTGGTAGAGTAAACAAGTTTAGAAACGAAAAGAAGCAAATGGGTAAATGTTAAATCTTGAACGTTCTTACATGTAAGTTTTTTGCATGTGTAGATATGGATATGCATGTAGTGAAGCAGCAGCTTTAATAATGCATATCCATATGACTCGTATGCGAATAAAAGAAAGGCCTATGACATAGAGCGGATTAGAAATTTCTCTAAATAATAGACGCCTTGATACATAAGTGTTGCAATGATGGCAATAACCAGCAGGCTCATCAGAACTAAGGTGAAGTTAAAAACCTGAAAGCCATAGATGATTAGATATCCTAAGCCCTGCTTAGCTACTAAGAATTCACCAACAATGACCCCTACCCAGGCTAAGCCCACATTGACTTTTAAGGTGGAGACGATGGTTGGAAAGGAGGCCGGGAGAATAACGGAGCGATAGACATTTGCTTTTTTTCCTCCAAAGGTTTGAATAACCTTACTATAATTAGGGTCTACCTCTTTAAAGCGAGTGTACACCACTATGGTCGTAATAATAACGGTAATCGCTAAAGCCATAGCCATTATGGAAATAAAGCCAGGACCAAGTCCCACAATAAATAATGGTCCAAGGGCTACTTTAGGCATACTATTTAAGACTACCAAATAAGGATCAAGTACTTTACTTAGGAATTTTGACCACCATAATAACGTTGCCAGCAGAGTTCCAATAATCGTTCCAAGTAAAAAACCCACAACCGTCTCCAAAAATGTTGTCCAAACATGTGGGGCTAAGCTCCCATCCATCAGATTACGCAGAAGTAGATCAAAAACCTTACTTGGTTGGCTGAAGATTAGGGGATTGATCCATTTTAAAAGTGAAGACACCTCCCACAGTGTGAAAAAGAAGAC is a window of Bacillus horti DNA encoding:
- the pheS gene encoding phenylalanine--tRNA ligase subunit alpha, whose product is MKDKLLALKEEAIQKATKAQDMRAVQDVKVEYLGKKGPITEVLRGMGQLSAEERPLMGQLVNEVRNEIEEALTSKVNELEAKLLEDKLATETIDVTLPGRPVKAGSTHPLTQVVEQIEDIFLGMGFKIAEGPEVETDYFNFELLNLPKNHPARDMQDSFYITEDILLRTQTSPVQARAMQEMKGEVPVKIICPGKVFRRDDDDATHSHQFMQIEGLYIDRDISMSDLKGTLLTFAKEMFSDDQNIRLRPSFFPFTEPSVEVDISCILCSGKGCRVCKHTGWIEILGAGMVHPNVLEMSGYDSKTYTGFAFGMGVERIAMLKYGIDDIRHFYTNDARFLKQFQRM
- the pheT gene encoding phenylalanine--tRNA ligase subunit beta — encoded protein: MLVSYKWLSKYVDVSGVTPEELAEKITRAGIEVDMIHYRNKGIQHVVVGYVKERVKHPDADKLSVCQVDVGEEEPVQIVCGAANVDQGQKVAVAKVGAVLPGDFKIKKAKLRGQKSEGMICSAQELGIEERLIAPEFKSGIMVLPEDLEVGSSVLEQLDLDDVVLELDVLANRSDCLSMLGVAYEVAAILGQEVTLPSEDVVELEGRAISEEVKVSIQVPELCPHYVARKVTGVSIGPSPLWLQNRLISSGIRPINNVVDVTNYVMLEYGQPLHAFDAQHVKDGHIVIREAVANEKVVTLDDQERGLTEGMLLITDPEKVIAVAGVMGAANSEVTEQTKDVILESAYFSGLSVRVTSKALGLRSEASARFEKGVDPERVYQAIHRAAALLQEVAGAQILLGIAEERTEQLENFNRVQIPVHVAKLNKVLGTVLNTGEVTNILDRLGFEYENKGHEIKVEIPTRRPDLRIQEDMMEEVARLYGYDRIPITLPAGRTTPGSRSVRQQLRHNIKRFLQGTGLNQVTTYSLTSATQASWGKEMLEREELQPIALSMPMSEERSHLRTSLIPSLIDVALYNKNRTEANTHIFEIGHVFLSEEKELTQLPTEEEKMAGLLTGIWQLHPWQQVKTPLDFFVAKGIIEGLFEKLDLPHIQFEAAKIAGLHPGRSAKLMHDGTYIGYVGQLHPKKQLDLDLEETYVFEISLELLLQKQPEQIAYQALPKYPSMQRDIAVVVDQDIPAGKMMQTIEEAGVPLLKAVRLFDVYEGEKVLEGKKSIAFSLQYFDPAKTLTDEEVKQVHDKVVAQLEVAWGAALRK
- the zapA gene encoding cell division protein ZapA, which encodes MREEHKNTVNVTILGQQYKIKGYESPFHIQQIAHQVDQKMKGIAELNPTLDTAKTAVLSAVNIADEYAKLLEENNQLLEESKHVQLDNQKLQTEHEKLLEENNQLQTEKNSLQKRSDGLQAELKQSQEQLDKERQGFRQLLDEYELLKAQYTELEQKHQSLQDSSTQLPQELQRQREVNEQLEEACKELQQGKQQLQQEYVELEQEYVESQRMYEEIKKEHSELRIEYEDFLKLLDDQTKE
- a CDS encoding CvpA family protein; this translates as MSTFDIVILCLLVAGFIMGYKRGLIKQAIHMVGFIVAIIVAFLFNGTVAEMLQGVIPYPFSEPEGAASLLLILDLERMFYKALAFALLFFGTKLVLSLIGHLLTAVASLPGLNLINRWLGGTLGVLQIFVLMFIVVHVLFFIPWETGHQWLASSSIAQWMTDQTSIVPDQIMDIWNEAE
- a CDS encoding ABC transporter permease; this translates as MKDEWKSLHQQYIRSQRKQRFYIITTQLSILVFFFTLWEVSSLLKWINPLIFSQPSKVFDLLLRNLMDGSLAPHVWTTFLETVVGFLLGTIIGTLLATLLWWSKFLSKVLDPYLVVLNSMPKVALGPLFIVGLGPGFISIMAMALAITVIITTIVVYTRFKEVDPNYSKVIQTFGGKKANVYRSVILPASFPTIVSTLKVNVGLAWVGVIVGEFLVAKQGLGYLIIYGFQVFNFTLVLMSLLVIAIIATLMYQGVYYLEKFLIRSMS